In Streptomyces sp. P9-A4, a single window of DNA contains:
- a CDS encoding carbohydrate ABC transporter permease, whose amino-acid sequence MSAPTETALGLTESRSAGGRVLKAVTYLMVLLLFAGPLLALLVSAFNHVKDPTQLSVIPSDPTVDNFTVAFDQGVLKYLLNSFFVVGFGLLLQVAVSVLAGYALARKRFRGMSLVFVAILATLMLPEEILAIPLSVILADLPVVHFNLIGTLAGMIVPVGAWAFSILVMTEFMKEVPKELEEAARIDGAGDLRIFAQIILPMCKPALGVIGVFGFTMIWDQYLLPLLVATDSSSYTLPLALRTLRVDPLVTPGVVMAASLLALLPSVIVFLFFQRSFVHGLSSGALKG is encoded by the coding sequence ATGAGCGCGCCGACCGAGACCGCGCTGGGTCTCACCGAGAGCCGGAGCGCCGGTGGCCGCGTCCTCAAGGCCGTCACCTACCTCATGGTCCTGCTGCTGTTCGCGGGCCCGCTCCTGGCCCTCCTGGTCAGCGCGTTCAACCACGTCAAGGACCCGACCCAGCTCAGCGTCATCCCCTCCGACCCCACCGTGGACAACTTCACGGTCGCGTTCGACCAGGGAGTCCTGAAGTACCTGCTCAACTCGTTCTTCGTCGTCGGGTTCGGGCTGCTGCTCCAGGTGGCCGTCTCCGTCCTCGCGGGCTACGCGCTCGCCCGGAAGCGGTTCCGGGGGATGAGCCTGGTGTTCGTCGCGATCCTGGCGACGCTGATGCTGCCGGAAGAGATCCTGGCCATCCCGCTGTCCGTCATCCTCGCCGACCTGCCGGTCGTCCACTTCAACCTGATCGGCACCCTGGCCGGCATGATCGTCCCCGTCGGCGCCTGGGCGTTCTCCATCCTCGTCATGACCGAGTTCATGAAGGAGGTGCCCAAGGAACTGGAGGAGGCGGCGCGCATCGACGGCGCCGGAGACCTGCGGATCTTCGCGCAGATCATCCTCCCGATGTGCAAGCCCGCGCTCGGCGTCATCGGCGTCTTCGGCTTCACCATGATCTGGGACCAGTACCTGCTGCCCCTCCTCGTGGCCACCGACTCGTCCTCCTACACGCTGCCGCTGGCCCTGCGCACCCTCAGGGTCGACCCCCTCGTCACCCCCGGCGTCGTCATGGCCGCGTCCCTCCTCGCCCTGCTGCCGTCCGTGATCGTCTTCCTCTTCTTCCAGCGATCCTTCGTCCACGGCCTGTCCAGCGGCGCCCTCAAGGGCTGA
- a CDS encoding carbohydrate ABC transporter permease, with translation MTSVDQVKSAAPAAAGSTARADGLPEAGSTTAPPGGRPVSRRVRSRRGGRWWTPWLFLAPALILFLYFKFIPMASALAMSFQDVRPYLGNRWVGGENYATVLTSDGFREAAWHTVVLAVGQTLGSMLLGLTLALLMEGQGRKLGFVRSAAFLPVVVPIAVVAELWRIMYHPTQDGMLNSILGLVGFGPSGFINDPDSSMVSIMITGIWRGAPYDMMIFLAGLAGVDRGLYEAAKVDGASRFQRIRHVTVPGLRAVLTILFILAAIRGLRVFTEVFLLTNGGPDGSTEVVMTVIYKLGLEQNRLGVGAAGAVLLFLATLLLTVGVHLFRRRGNE, from the coding sequence ATGACGAGCGTCGACCAGGTGAAGTCGGCCGCCCCCGCGGCGGCCGGCTCCACCGCCCGGGCGGACGGCCTGCCGGAGGCGGGGTCCACGACCGCGCCCCCCGGCGGACGGCCCGTCTCCCGACGGGTGCGCAGCCGCCGCGGCGGCCGGTGGTGGACGCCGTGGCTGTTCCTGGCCCCGGCCCTGATCCTCTTCCTGTACTTCAAGTTCATCCCCATGGCCAGCGCGCTGGCCATGTCCTTCCAGGACGTCCGGCCCTATCTGGGCAACCGGTGGGTCGGCGGCGAGAACTACGCCACCGTCCTGACCTCCGACGGCTTCCGTGAGGCAGCCTGGCACACCGTCGTCCTCGCGGTCGGCCAGACCCTCGGGTCGATGCTGCTCGGCCTCACCCTCGCCCTGCTCATGGAGGGACAGGGCCGCAAGCTCGGCTTCGTACGCTCGGCGGCGTTCCTGCCGGTCGTCGTGCCGATCGCGGTCGTCGCCGAACTCTGGCGGATCATGTACCACCCCACCCAGGACGGCATGCTCAACTCCATCCTCGGCCTCGTGGGGTTCGGCCCGTCGGGATTCATCAACGACCCCGACAGCTCGATGGTCTCCATCATGATCACCGGCATCTGGCGCGGCGCGCCCTACGACATGATGATCTTCCTCGCGGGTCTCGCCGGCGTCGACCGCGGCCTGTACGAGGCGGCCAAGGTCGACGGCGCGTCCAGGTTCCAGCGCATCCGCCACGTGACCGTCCCCGGACTGCGGGCCGTCCTCACGATCCTCTTCATCCTGGCGGCCATCCGCGGCCTGCGGGTCTTCACCGAGGTCTTCCTGCTCACCAACGGCGGCCCCGACGGCTCGACCGAGGTCGTCATGACCGTCATCTACAAGCTGGGCCTCGAACAGAACCGGCTCGGCGTCGGCGCCGCCGGAGCGGTACTGCTGTTCCTGGCGACGCTGCTCCTGACGGTCGGCGTCCACCTGTTCCGACGGAGGGGTAACGAATGA
- a CDS encoding sugar ABC transporter substrate-binding protein, with translation MQRTRWIGAGILASALALTSCTSGPAGTDAKQDAKAELELWTRTTPGGAGEKATLRLVAGFEKATGHKVKVTAIFDDFETKLQQRAAQRNLPDIVMNDVTQLGSMHSQGLLREIDLSKIKSSGDLVEQGLNSGKSVDGKQFGIPYSAQAGALLIRKDWREKLKLGAPQSWDDLAAMAEAFTTRDPDGNGKQDTYGLAAPLSTKRGYASWYFSNFLWAAGGDFITEAGQGKYKPSMTSKESMEAVRWFRALGCDSKAIQPGAVTMDTPPTNETFEAGRTGMFVVGPYLMPRFDKSLGKDKYEVVPMPKGPKDATVLAEGGSVYLMAGSENMAGQDAFAGYAISADGQKLGMQGEDGSTVQLPVNKTVDVTEVRPDPRWKTYAEVYRASGRYAPSIPNWTPVRQVTAETVNALMADCSLDAGAKLRELDKKLADILQEQGIAG, from the coding sequence ATGCAGAGAACGCGATGGATCGGCGCGGGTATTCTCGCCTCGGCGTTGGCCCTCACGAGCTGTACGTCCGGCCCTGCCGGTACGGACGCCAAGCAGGACGCCAAGGCGGAACTGGAGCTGTGGACCAGGACCACCCCCGGCGGCGCCGGCGAGAAGGCCACGCTGCGGCTGGTCGCCGGATTCGAGAAGGCCACCGGCCACAAGGTGAAGGTCACGGCGATCTTCGACGACTTCGAGACGAAGCTCCAGCAGCGGGCCGCCCAGCGGAACCTGCCCGACATCGTCATGAACGACGTCACCCAGCTCGGCTCCATGCACAGTCAGGGGCTGCTCAGGGAGATCGACCTCAGCAAGATCAAGAGCAGCGGGGACCTCGTCGAGCAGGGCCTCAACTCCGGCAAGAGCGTCGACGGGAAGCAGTTCGGCATCCCGTACTCCGCCCAGGCCGGCGCCCTCCTCATCCGCAAGGACTGGCGCGAGAAGCTGAAGCTCGGAGCCCCGCAGAGCTGGGACGACCTCGCCGCGATGGCCGAGGCCTTCACCACCCGGGACCCCGACGGCAACGGCAAGCAGGACACGTACGGACTCGCCGCCCCGCTCTCCACCAAGCGCGGCTACGCCTCCTGGTACTTCTCCAACTTCCTCTGGGCCGCCGGCGGCGACTTCATCACCGAGGCCGGCCAGGGGAAGTACAAGCCGTCCATGACCAGCAAGGAGTCCATGGAGGCGGTGCGCTGGTTCCGGGCCCTCGGCTGCGACAGCAAGGCCATCCAGCCCGGCGCCGTCACCATGGACACCCCGCCGACGAACGAGACGTTCGAGGCGGGCAGGACCGGCATGTTCGTCGTCGGCCCCTATCTGATGCCCCGCTTCGACAAGTCGCTCGGCAAGGACAAGTACGAGGTCGTCCCCATGCCCAAGGGCCCCAAGGACGCCACCGTGCTCGCGGAGGGCGGCTCCGTCTACCTGATGGCCGGCTCCGAGAACATGGCAGGACAGGACGCCTTCGCCGGCTACGCCATCTCCGCCGATGGCCAGAAGCTCGGCATGCAGGGCGAGGACGGCTCCACCGTCCAGCTCCCCGTGAACAAGACGGTGGACGTCACCGAGGTCCGTCCCGACCCGCGCTGGAAGACGTACGCCGAGGTCTACCGCGCCTCCGGGCGCTACGCCCCGTCCATCCCCAACTGGACCCCCGTACGACAGGTCACCGCCGAGACCGTCAACGCCCTGATGGCCGACTGCTCCCTCGACGCCGGCGCCAAGCTGCGCGAACTCGACAAGAAGCTCGCCGACATCCTCCAGGAGCAGGGAATCGCCGGATGA
- a CDS encoding hydroxyacid dehydrogenase → MADTTRMLNAQLVMEEGRRADVYPAPVLQDIGRLVNLRTPALTREALRRDPSVLEEVDVLLTGWGAPVLDAELLAHAPRLRAVMVAAGSVRHLTTPEFWARGVPIVTAAAANAVPVAEFSLAQILLGLKQVHRQAREVAARGKFPHDPRVAGGYGSRVGLLGLGEIGRLVAEHLRHFDVEVLACDPVIDPALAGGLGVRLTGVEELFSTCDVVSVHAPLLPETEGLVGRRLVSLLPEGATLINTARGAVLNEPEVIGVLWDRSDLTAVLDVTWPEPPDPGSALFTLPNVVLTPHLAGAMGGERARLGELVRDELRRLVNGEPLRHAVEPTRAATRA, encoded by the coding sequence ATGGCAGACACGACGAGGATGCTCAACGCCCAACTGGTCATGGAAGAAGGGCGCAGGGCCGATGTCTACCCGGCGCCGGTCCTCCAGGACATCGGGCGCCTGGTGAACCTCCGGACCCCCGCCCTCACCCGCGAAGCCCTCCGGCGCGATCCGAGCGTCCTGGAGGAGGTCGACGTGCTGCTCACCGGCTGGGGAGCGCCGGTCCTCGACGCGGAACTCCTCGCCCACGCGCCACGCTTGAGGGCGGTCATGGTGGCCGCCGGTTCGGTGCGCCATCTGACCACACCGGAGTTCTGGGCCAGGGGCGTCCCGATCGTCACCGCGGCGGCGGCCAACGCCGTCCCGGTCGCCGAATTCAGCCTCGCCCAGATCCTGCTCGGCCTCAAACAGGTCCACCGGCAGGCCCGCGAGGTGGCCGCCCGCGGGAAGTTCCCGCACGACCCCCGGGTGGCCGGCGGATACGGCTCCCGGGTCGGCCTGCTCGGTCTGGGCGAGATCGGCCGGCTCGTCGCGGAGCACCTGCGGCACTTCGACGTCGAGGTGCTGGCCTGCGACCCCGTGATCGACCCGGCCCTCGCCGGCGGGCTGGGCGTCCGGCTCACCGGCGTCGAGGAACTGTTCTCGACGTGTGACGTCGTGAGCGTGCACGCCCCGCTGCTCCCCGAGACCGAAGGCCTCGTCGGCAGACGGCTGGTGTCCCTCCTCCCCGAGGGTGCCACCCTGATCAACACGGCCCGCGGCGCCGTCCTGAACGAGCCGGAGGTGATCGGGGTCCTCTGGGACCGCTCCGACCTCACCGCCGTGCTCGACGTCACCTGGCCCGAGCCGCCCGACCCCGGTTCGGCACTGTTCACCCTGCCGAACGTCGTCCTCACCCCCCATCTCGCAGGCGCCATGGGCGGGGAGCGGGCCCGTCTCGGCGAACTCGTCCGTGACGAACTGCGCCGACTGGTGAACGGCGAGCCCCTGCGCCACGCCGTGGAACCGACCAGGGCCGCGACCAGGGCGTAG
- a CDS encoding fumarylacetoacetate hydrolase family protein, whose protein sequence is MRVLRVGEAGAERPAVLGGSGELLDASGVLDDIDHRSLADGALDRLAGAVAAGELPVLDSGMPPAPGAATGVRIGAPVARPGKVVCIGLNYRDHAEETGAAIPAEPVVFMKDPWTVSGPYDDVLVPRDSVKTDYEVELAVVIGRTARYLESDEDALACVAGYAVSHDVSERAFQLERGGQWDKGKSCETFNPLGPWLVTPDEIPDPGKLALRLSVNGVERQNGTTADMVFPVAEIIRYLSRFMVLYPGDVINTGTPAGVALGRPEPRPYLRHGDVVECGIDGLGIMRHTFRQA, encoded by the coding sequence ATGCGCGTGCTGAGAGTCGGAGAGGCGGGGGCCGAGCGCCCCGCGGTCCTCGGTGGGTCGGGTGAACTCCTCGACGCGTCCGGCGTCCTCGACGACATCGACCACCGCTCCCTCGCCGACGGCGCCCTCGACCGCCTCGCGGGCGCGGTGGCCGCCGGGGAGCTGCCCGTACTGGACTCCGGAATGCCGCCCGCTCCCGGCGCCGCGACCGGCGTACGGATCGGGGCGCCGGTGGCACGCCCCGGAAAGGTGGTGTGCATAGGCCTCAACTACCGTGACCACGCCGAGGAGACGGGCGCCGCGATCCCGGCCGAGCCGGTCGTGTTCATGAAGGACCCCTGGACGGTCTCGGGGCCGTACGACGACGTGCTGGTCCCCCGCGACAGCGTCAAGACCGACTACGAGGTCGAGCTCGCCGTGGTGATCGGCAGGACCGCGCGCTACCTGGAGAGCGACGAGGACGCCCTCGCGTGCGTCGCCGGGTACGCCGTCTCCCATGACGTCTCCGAGCGCGCCTTCCAGCTGGAGCGCGGCGGCCAGTGGGACAAGGGCAAGAGCTGCGAGACCTTCAACCCGCTCGGTCCGTGGCTCGTCACCCCCGACGAGATCCCCGACCCGGGCAAGCTCGCCCTCCGGCTGTCGGTGAACGGCGTCGAGCGCCAGAACGGCACGACGGCGGACATGGTGTTCCCGGTCGCCGAGATCATCCGCTACCTGAGCCGGTTCATGGTGCTGTACCCCGGCGACGTCATCAACACCGGGACCCCGGCCGGTGTCGCCCTCGGCCGTCCGGAGCCGCGCCCGTACCTCCGCCACGGGGATGTCGTCGAGTGCGGGATCGACGGGCTCGGCATCATGCGCCACACCTTCCGACAGGCCTGA
- a CDS encoding SGNH/GDSL hydrolase family protein, producing MQFTPSDRLLFVGDSVTDTGRDREDPSSLGAGYVRLVSEALPPSVTVLNRGVNGNRVRDLEARWSTDVLALGPTVVTVLIGINDTWRRYDRGLPSPLPEFEAALGRVLALAEEKCAARLFVMTPFLLPATPEQETWFEDLGPRTDAVLRAAAARGATVVRTDLALHRAAEEHGAAALAPDGVHPTPLGHRVVAKAWLTAAGAGV from the coding sequence GTGCAGTTCACCCCGTCCGACCGGCTGCTCTTCGTCGGAGACTCCGTCACCGACACCGGGCGCGACCGCGAGGACCCCTCGTCCCTCGGCGCCGGCTATGTACGGCTGGTCTCCGAGGCGCTTCCCCCCTCGGTGACGGTCCTCAACCGGGGGGTCAACGGGAACCGCGTCCGGGACCTGGAGGCGCGCTGGTCCACCGATGTCCTCGCGCTCGGTCCGACGGTGGTCACCGTGCTGATCGGCATCAACGACACCTGGCGCCGCTACGACCGGGGCCTTCCCAGTCCGTTGCCGGAGTTCGAGGCCGCCCTCGGCCGGGTTCTGGCCCTCGCCGAGGAGAAGTGCGCCGCGCGGCTCTTCGTGATGACGCCGTTCCTGCTCCCGGCCACCCCCGAGCAGGAGACCTGGTTCGAGGACCTCGGTCCTCGGACGGACGCCGTCCTGCGGGCCGCCGCCGCCCGGGGCGCGACGGTGGTACGCACGGACCTGGCGCTGCACCGCGCCGCCGAGGAGCACGGGGCGGCGGCCCTCGCCCCGGACGGCGTCCACCCGACCCCGCTCGGCCACCGCGTGGTGGCGAAGGCCTGGCTGACGGCGGCGGGGGCGGGGGTGTGA
- a CDS encoding calcium-binding protein produces MNNARGCTIIGTSGADTLNGGLGNDVICGLGGNDIIRASYGNDTVHGGYGNDDEDGGYGDDTLDGGPGHDLLTGSYGNDRLIATDGVAGNGTAGGGMGTDTRTTAPGGIRISCP; encoded by the coding sequence GTGAACAACGCACGCGGCTGCACGATCATCGGCACGAGCGGCGCGGACACCCTGAACGGCGGCTTAGGCAACGACGTGATCTGCGGCCTCGGCGGTAACGACATCATCCGCGCGAGCTACGGCAACGACACCGTCCACGGCGGATACGGGAACGACGACGAGGACGGCGGCTACGGCGACGACACCCTCGACGGAGGCCCGGGCCACGACCTTCTGACCGGCTCCTACGGCAACGACCGGCTCATCGCCACCGACGGCGTCGCGGGCAACGGCACCGCCGGCGGAGGCATGGGCACGGACACCCGCACCACCGCCCCGGGCGGCATCCGCATCAGCTGCCCCTGA
- the thpR gene encoding RNA 2',3'-cyclic phosphodiesterase gives MTQAHGRATDSEGDGRDRAATVRVFIALAPPDVAKDELARELGPAYETYPRMRWNRIEDWHITLAFLGELPAATVPSLRPPLAELAASHRPVELALRGGGHFDERVLWSGIDGDLEGLHRLATDVRTVVRECGVAFEDRPLRPHLTLARARRDDLSSVVTVAAGLAGFTGHGWRAERLHLVGSDFGRGPGPIRYRDIEAWSFDGR, from the coding sequence ATGACTCAGGCACACGGGCGGGCGACGGACTCCGAAGGAGACGGACGGGACCGGGCGGCCACCGTACGCGTGTTCATCGCCCTCGCCCCGCCCGACGTGGCGAAGGACGAGCTCGCGCGCGAGCTGGGGCCGGCGTACGAGACGTACCCGCGCATGCGATGGAACCGGATCGAGGACTGGCACATCACGCTGGCGTTCCTCGGCGAGCTTCCGGCCGCGACCGTTCCGTCCCTGCGGCCACCGCTCGCGGAGCTCGCCGCCTCGCACCGGCCGGTCGAGCTGGCGCTGCGGGGCGGCGGGCACTTCGACGAACGGGTGCTGTGGAGCGGGATCGACGGGGACCTGGAGGGACTGCACCGGCTGGCCACCGATGTCCGCACGGTGGTCAGGGAGTGCGGTGTCGCCTTCGAGGACCGGCCGCTGCGGCCCCATCTGACCCTGGCGCGGGCACGGCGGGACGATTTGTCCAGCGTGGTGACGGTGGCCGCCGGACTGGCCGGGTTCACGGGGCACGGCTGGCGGGCGGAGCGGCTGCATCTGGTGGGCAGCGACTTCGGACGCGGTCCGGGACCGATCCGGTACCGCGACATCGAGGCCTGGAGCTTCGACGGGCGTTGA
- the bla gene encoding class A beta-lactamase, with the protein MSTSSSTGFGSSRRAALALGAGAALTLALPLGGSAYASTPGSEDIGARLRELEARHSARLGVYAHDVRAGRTITYRAGERFPMCSLFKTLAVAAVLRDLDHDGTFLARRIRYTEAYVRRSGWSPVTGKSENLAHGMTVSALCDATLRFSDNTAANLLLRELGGPTAVTRFARSVGDRTTRLDRWEPELNSAEPSRETDTTTPRAIGRTYGRLVLGGALAPRDRERLTGWMLGNTTSVERFRKGLPADWALADKTGGGRYGTNNDAGVTWPPDGGPIVLAVMTTRDAEDAPPVDALVAEAASAVAAELRSR; encoded by the coding sequence TTGTCCACCTCGTCCAGCACAGGTTTCGGCTCGTCCCGTCGTGCCGCTCTCGCTCTCGGAGCCGGCGCGGCCCTGACCCTGGCTCTGCCTCTCGGCGGCTCCGCGTACGCCTCCACCCCCGGGAGCGAAGACATCGGCGCCCGGCTGCGGGAGCTCGAAGCGCGGCACTCCGCGCGCCTCGGGGTCTACGCCCATGACGTACGCGCGGGGCGCACGATCACGTACCGCGCCGGAGAGCGGTTCCCGATGTGCTCGCTCTTCAAGACGCTCGCCGTCGCGGCGGTGCTGCGCGACCTCGACCACGACGGTACGTTCCTGGCGCGGCGCATCCGGTACACCGAGGCCTACGTCCGGCGGTCGGGCTGGTCCCCGGTGACCGGGAAGTCCGAGAACCTCGCCCACGGCATGACGGTCTCCGCGCTCTGCGACGCCACCCTCAGATTCAGCGACAACACCGCCGCCAACCTCCTGCTGCGCGAGCTGGGCGGTCCGACGGCCGTCACACGGTTCGCGCGGTCGGTCGGGGACCGCACGACGCGCCTCGACCGCTGGGAGCCCGAGCTGAACTCGGCGGAGCCGTCGCGGGAGACCGACACGACCACCCCCCGGGCCATCGGCCGGACCTACGGGCGCCTCGTCCTCGGCGGCGCGCTCGCGCCCCGGGACCGGGAGCGGCTCACCGGCTGGATGCTCGGCAACACGACGAGCGTCGAGCGGTTCCGCAAGGGGCTCCCCGCCGACTGGGCGCTCGCCGACAAGACCGGCGGCGGACGGTACGGCACCAACAACGACGCGGGCGTCACCTGGCCGCCGGACGGCGGGCCGATCGTGCTGGCGGTGATGACCACCCGGGACGCGGAGGACGCGCCTCCCGTCGACGCGCTGGTCGCCGAGGCGGCCTCGGCGGTGGCGGCGGAGCTGCGGTCCCGGTAG